The following DNA comes from Castanea sativa cultivar Marrone di Chiusa Pesio chromosome 10, ASM4071231v1.
CTTTACTCTTATTTAGTCTTTAGTCATTAGTCTTTGCTAGTACTACTACCACTTCATAGTAGCACAGTTCACACACACGCACTGactcacacacaaacaaacccacTTTTAATTCAAAAGCTCATATTTGtcaattcattttcttttccttcccccAACTCCCCCCTTCTTGtctttttgtcttcttctttttccacctTCTGCATTTTCCTGTCAAAACCCTAGATTTCATTTCAAATCTAGGGTTTTGTTTCTCTTGGGTGGTTGAGGCATGATCCAGGAACTGCAAGGTTGTTGACCTTCAGTGTCTGTAAGTCTGTGAGCTTCTGATTTTTCTACATTTCTTCTTCTATGAAgttctgtttttatttatttattatttttttttattgaggaTTTAGTACTGTTTCAGCTTTTAACAtcactttccttttttttttttttgtgggtaaaGATAAACAATTTTTGTTGGGTTCTTAGATTTTCCCCATTTCAAGAAAAACccttgtaaaacccttaattttGAATCTCCGTGTGTTTCTAATTTGAAGATTTTAGGGTAGAAGGAGATctgtgtcatttatttttcattctttttttggaagtaaagattcaaaatttatgttgtgtttgattagCTTTTCACCATTCCTAGAAAAACCCTTgtaaaacccttttttttgtttttgtttcttgaaaGCTCCGTTTCTGGTTGAACTTTTGGTGATGATTTTAGAATCTCTAGTCTAGTTAAGGGATCCAGGTTTAAAGGGTATAAAGTTAAAATCTTTAGGCTCCaaaatatttaagtttttgAGTAACAAATCAATCAGTAAATGCATGGATGGGAGGGAAGCCATGGCATTGTCTAGTGGGTCAGCTTCATATTACATGCATAGAGGTGGAGTTAGTGGGTCTGGAACACAGTCTGGGATGATACATGTACCACCTGGGTTCAGACCCTTGCACAATCAGGGTATTCCAGCTCAGTCCAATGTCAGGGTCAGCTCGGTTGGACCAACATTTTCAGTAGAAACACTACATCCCAATTTCACTCATGGCATTAGCATGGGAGTGTCTCCTGGTGTTCCATCTGGTGAGCctataaagaagaagagaggaaggCCCAGGAAATATGGTCCTGATGGCCCAGTTTCTCTTCAATTGTCTCCTATGTCTGCTGCTCCTAATGCTACACCCGGATCAAACTCATCATCCCAAAAGCGGGCCAGAGGGTGGCCACCTGGGACTGGCAGGAAGCAGATACTAGCTGATCTTGgtaaattttgcttttgttttgtttttggtatatGTTAAGTTCGATATGTTGTCACTATCTTGACCATATTCGTAACTCATATTCCAGTGTGGTAGAAAGCAATTTGATTCTCATATATTGTATTTCGATAATGATTAATTATTatgcttatttttttattgccaTAGAATTGTCCAATGATACAGTTTTGCTGGAGTAATTAGTGCCTATCTAATTCTTCTTTATTCCCTTGAAAAAAGAAGACGACTCTTTGGGTTTTATGGGGTGATGCATATTGTGCTATTTCACTGAacattgtttatttgttttattggGCTAACATGCAATAATTTTGGTTCTTGTCATCATGTTTCATAACTTCCATTCATTGGTAGTTTTTCTTATCAGTTTGATCTATGGATATCTTTAACCTTGTTCATTAGCACATGCCAGTTTTAATGATTACTGAAATTTCCAATGGATATCTTCGTTCATTCATTGGCTGTGTCCTTGACTTCCTCATTAGCAGTTGGAAACCTTATTAGAATGAACATCTTGTAGACATAATCAGGAGTTGTAAAATTGAGGTAAATCATTGCAATAAGGAGAGGCCCTGGCCATTTTCTAGCTTCAATACTTTACAGTCCTTATGTAACTGAAGATCATGTTAGTAATAGCtgattgaaattttaattttggtgtgTGTACAGAGAGGTCTGTGGATTCTTTTTCAATActttatgtttgttttcatAGGTGAATGGATGAACAATTCAGCTGGAATGGCTTTTGCACCACATGTTATCACCATTGGAGTTGGGGAGGTATGTTACATACGTTTAAATTACTTAGACATCTAAAATATGATGCACATATTGAGTTCACCAAATTCCTCTGAGAGAGCCCAAGAGGCTGACGTTATATACCCATAATTGtctgttttccttttcttagcTGTTGAGACAGATTACATGTGAACACTAGTAGAAATTGCTTCCTCATGTAGGGTAGAAAAAACTTGAAAACTGAATGATTCCAGGGATGCAAACAGATAGTGCTTTATGATCTGTTAAAGGTTTCCTTCTATAACTTGGTAGAGGTTTGTGATTCACATAGCTTTTATATTGATGGCAATAGATTCCAAAGGTTTTCTTGTAGTGTTGTACACAGGTGATAGTTAGGAAAAAAGTGATAAGATGATGAATAAAGTATGATCCTTTATGTGTTGTGACATATAAGCTACATGAATATTGTTTGTAATATATCCAATATATATGGTGTAGTTACACATACTGGAAATTGGACCATATAGTTTTATAGATGAGATCCATCAGAAGAATATAGATTGGGAAGAAAGTCACAATTACATGCAAATCCGTGCAAATACGTATTGTTCTGCTGCAAACATGTACAACTTTGCATGTATCAATGTCAGCCCCCAAGTCTTGTTAAATGTTGCTATAAGTGGCTTTTAGTAAAGGCCTCTATGTTGGATCTCTGGTTTGGTGGCAACTGAATACTTCACAGTTATTGCTCAAGGGCATGCTAAATTTAATCTTTAATTATTAGGGTGATTGTttcatgtttttctttgcaggaCGTTTTTTCTTTATGAGTATTTTTCTTTGCAGGACATTGTTGCAAAAATACTGTCATTTTCACAACAGAGACCAAGGGCTCTGTGCATCTTGTCGGGCACTGGTACAGTTTCTTCAGTAACACTACGGCAACCTGCATCTACGGGTGTCAGTGTCACATATGAGGTTGAAGCATtcaattatttctctctctctctctctctctctcacacacacacacacacacacacagtattCCATTGTGATGTCTTCTCAGTCAGtcattatttgaatttttattctgAGAGTAGGATATGAAGGTTGAAGTTTCTCTTTCCTTTGTGCAAAGACATTATATACAAACCCATGTAGGATCCAACATataaattatggttttttttttttttttaatatgtatacTATTTCAAAGTGTAAACTGTTCTCTCTGCTCTTAATTTGTCTATATGATATATACTATAGTTCGTTTCAAAGTTGATATATTTAGTATATAAATACTGTTGAACAGAACAGTTCTTTTTTACTGACAAATGAGATATGAGAGCGGCCGTGTATTCATTTTATACCTACTACAATAGCTTCAGTGCTTAATTAGTGCAGTCAGAGCTAACCAAATTAGGCTAAGTTTTGAGGATTATGTTTAAGAATTAGAGAAAAATTTTGCATATGGTATGAGTTTTGGGTTAGAGGCTGTAAGCATGTTACTTGAGGGTTGGGATTTTAAGTGTGCTTCTAAGCTCCAAGGGTGAGTGGATGCAATAGCTGGCAGAACAAGggaataggttttttttttttttttttcttgggagggggggggggtgtggggaGGACAAAGGATTACTTAGGTTTTATTTGGTTGGAAGGGAGGAAAATGGTTGGAGGGTAGAAAATGTCTTTCTTTCATGTGTTTCTATTAGAGAGGATGTAAAAGTAGAAGGATAGAGAGTAAATTATTATGATGCTCATATCATTAAAAGTGGAAGAATGAAAAAGTGGAGGGGTCattttaaaaacagtttttatcatttaaaatggGTGTCCtagggcttgtttggttgggctttaaaaaaaaaatcattaaaatctTGTTTAAAAAACACATCTTAAAAACCTTATCTTAAATTTAATGTGTAAACACCAAAAGTGAAAACATCTTTTTGgtgtttcatttttcattttctgttttctttAGCTCTCCCTCTCCAACTCTTTCTTCTCTCCAAGGCTATGcttggttgggaggatggaaaaaggGGGAGATGGAAAATGTTAGGAGGATGAGAAAGTGAGGATAGAAAATGTTTATATTTTCCATTATGTGTGTTTGGTaaagaggatagaaaagttgAAGGGTAAAGGTTAAATTACAACCATGTGCTTATTATCAAAAGTGAAAGGATGAAAAAGTGGGGGTAATTTTGTACTTTTCTTCTTATTTCcattttctctcatattttcttACCGatttggaatgaaaaaaaaaatggtgggatCGGGTGGAAAACATCCAACCcatcttttttcctttcctgTGTCACTCAAACCAAATAATTGAAAACCACATTttcctctccctttttcttCCCCCATTGCCATCCGTGCTTTACTCCAATCAACACAGCACATGTCTCTCTCTTCCACCCCAAAAGAGCAACCACCCTGCCTACAAATGACAAGCACCACAACTCctccaatcaccaccaccaatTTGGTGAGAGCTCTCCCACAATGAGCAGAGACTGCAATCTGAGGCACAAGTGGTCCCACAACAAGAGGCAAGGGAGGTGAAACTGGCCTAAACATCATGACAAGAAATGCGAGCCATTGGATGACGAAGATTGTGAAGATGGTACAACAGGGGTATTCTGTGGAGAGACAACAATGATGATTGTGATCCAAAGCGATGGATTTTTCCAGAGTTGGTCCATTGTGATTTCTTGGGGTGATGTTTGGGGAGGTTTTTTGTTGGGTGATTTGTGATATTTTTCCGGAGTTGGTTGGgtgatttgtgtgtgtgtgtgtgtgtgagctggttttttgggttattgaggtaaataaataaatatttttttaaaaaaaaaaacttgaaattgagATACAtttgccaaataattttttttttcatcttttacaTTTAAAACCTATACAAAAATATGTCTTGGAAATCCATTTCAAAACCAGATTTATCCtttttgaaaacacattttaaagAGGGTGAGCCAAACAACCCCTTGGCTTTTGTAGGTTTTGGGGAAAGGTGTTTTCTCTTTAAATGGATGAACTTCTTGATTGAAAGAAATAGTTTTTAAAGCTTTTACTAGAGGAGATCCTTTAAACGTTTGGTTTGTGATGctctttttataattattactattattattaaggTAAATTATAATAACCTTGCTTAAGGATTGGGGactcttatttttatatgtGACACTCCACCCCTTGAGGTTTTGATTCAAATGATAATTAACCCATTATGACCATTTATGTCCATTGCAAATCGtcaaaatacatatttttaaaattaaattcccATCCAGCATAACCTCAAAATAATGTTTAATAACCCAATTGattataagatttaaaaaaaaaaattaaataataactagagGGGGTTAAGTGCCAACTTTTGGAAATATGAGGGGGTTTCTTACATTTCTTCAAGCCTCAAGGGAGGCTAGTGTATAACTGTGGTTGGTATGCGATACTGTGAAATAGAGAATGCAACATCAAGCAGGGCCAGGTTGGTGATAGGGGCAGAATGGAGTTTCTGAAATTTGAAGCTCATGTAAAGTGGTACTGCTGGTAGTAAGAGAAAATGGTGATGGGTTCAAGTTAAACAATTTCATTCTAGCAGTATTGAGTTATCCTAGTTTGTGATAATTAGTGGGATTAGTTAGTAATAGATAGAATTAGTTGCTTTTGATTGCTGCTTTTGATGAGAGGAGTGAACCTCAGAAACAGAGGTGATAGTGACATGTTTACAAAGGCAGTGATTGGTGAGcacttgtcaaaaaaagaaaaaaagttcaCAATGGCGGTGTTGTAGTGAATTGAGAATTGTAATGGACTTGAGTTAAGTTAGTGATTGTTGTGGTCaaaagccttgtagctcaattagtTAGCACCTCCTGGTGTTTCCATGACATTTAGGGTTCAAATACCCCCTCCTTGTTGTAACTATACAAAAAAAAGGGACTATTGTGGGGATTGATGGGGTTGGTTCGTGACTCTCAGGGCTTTTCAACTTCAAAACACGGTTGAACCAAATGTACATAATTGTGCATATTAAGGTTTGATTAACATTCAACTTGGGCTCAACATAGGACTTTGTGGGGCCTATACTAGCCTAAACTTGTCTTGAGCTATCAAATTTCAGCTTAATGAGGTCATTTTTAGAGTATGGTTGAGGCAATGTGATGCATTGAGCATCTTTGTGGATTTAAGTTGTGCAGCATTGGCTTTAGAGATGAGTATACAGAAGTTTCATGGACATCATCCCTCCCTCGACGCACATGTCCTTTGTCAATGCTGAAATGGTGAACAATGATGTTACTGAACAGAAATAAAATGGTGTATGATGTGGTGtgtttggaaggaaagaaaagaaagcaatagtaggtgctttgaagataatgagCATTCTATGCCTGGTCtcaagttattattttttagaaccTTATTGGACTGGTTAGTGTGGAGAAACCAACccttttcttcaattttggatttacttgatttatgtaatttttgtatttgatctGTACACCCTTGTATTCAGAAAATTATTGCTCCCTGCCTCTCACAGAGGGGTGGGCCCCAGGGTGGGTGGGACCCACCcctctgtgagagagagagggagcaTAGGCCCAGACTATGCAATAACAGCCCCCTTGTATACTCCCTCTGTACTtggtgtttctttttttatatcaataaatctttattacttatcaaaaaattcaataaaataaaatgttgtatgatgttatgcactgttttactattttttttttttaattttcccaaCATCTACTCTGCACAGTTAGTTTTTGCAGTTAGATAAGCTTTTGGCCATTTCTTGTGTATCATATTTTctggtatatatatttttcttttcaaacaatttataattttttttttctgttttttttttaatagggcCGTTTCCAGATATTATGCTTGTCTGGTTCCTACTTGGTTGCTGAAGATGGTGGCCCACGTAATCGTACCGGTGGCGTAAGTGCTTCTCTTTCAAGTGCTGATGGTCATGTTATTGGTGGTGGTATTGCAATGCTTATTGCATCTAGCCCAGTTCAGGTATTTCCTTGATTGCCCTGAATTTTGTCATACCTTCCTAGAATACTAGGCCTGATTGGAATGTCATCATGCTTGCATACTGCTTGTGTGGGAATAGATGTTCATGTGCATGTGGATGCGGCATGGAATGTGTGCTCTGgagatgaaaagtttttttttttttgggggggggggtgtgttgGGGGAGgcggagggggaggggtttttCATTTAACATGTGTGTTTGGTAATATGCTAtggttttattttgataagttttTGTGATGTTTATAGCTGATTGTGTATACATGTGGGGTGGTCGAATATTTACTAGTGCCAGTGGTTTGGGGGGTGGTTGGGAATACATTGTTGTGTT
Coding sequences within:
- the LOC142613641 gene encoding AT-hook motif nuclear-localized protein 5-like — translated: MDGREAMALSSGSASYYMHRGGVSGSGTQSGMIHVPPGFRPLHNQGIPAQSNVRVSSVGPTFSVETLHPNFTHGISMGVSPGVPSGEPIKKKRGRPRKYGPDGPVSLQLSPMSAAPNATPGSNSSSQKRARGWPPGTGRKQILADLGEWMNNSAGMAFAPHVITIGVGEDIVAKILSFSQQRPRALCILSGTGTVSSVTLRQPASTGVSVTYEGRFQILCLSGSYLVAEDGGPRNRTGGVSASLSSADGHVIGGGIAMLIASSPVQVVVCSFVYGGSKPKPKQLALAGAIGNEGSEAQRSDKLATPTSAPSSQNYNPSGINVWHGSRQAELRNNPHTGIDLTRG